The Antennarius striatus isolate MH-2024 chromosome 11, ASM4005453v1, whole genome shotgun sequence genome window below encodes:
- the LOC137603762 gene encoding calcineurin subunit B type 1 isoform X1 gives MAGAERIRTPAAKTPVDAKGFDADEIKRLGKRFKKLDLDNSGSLSVEEFMSLPELQQNPLVQRVIDIFDTDGNGEVDFKEFIEGVSQFSVKGDKEQKLRFAFRIYDMDKDGYISNGELFQVLKMMVGNNLKDTQLQQIVDKTIINADKDGDGRISFEEFCAVVGGLDIHKKMVVDV, from the exons ATGGCGGGGGCAGAAAGGATCCGGACTCCCGCTGCTAAAACACCAGTTGATGCCAAAGGCT TCGATGCGGATGAGATTAAGAGGCTAGGGAAGAGATTTAAGAAACTCGACCTAGATAACTCCGGCTCGCTCAGCGTGGAGGAGTTCATGTCGCTGCCGGAGCTCCAACAGAACCCGCTAGTGCAGAGGGTCATCGACATATTCGACACGGACGGGAATGGAGAGGTGGACTTTAAAG AGTTCATAGAGGGAGTCTCACAGTTCAGCGTCAAGGGGGACAAGGAACAGAAACTTCGAT TCGCCTTCAGGATCTACGACATGGACAAAGATGGCTACATCTCAAACGGCGAGCTCTTCCAGGTGCTGAAGATGATGGTAGGCAACAACCTGAAGGACACGCAGCTCCAGCAGATCGTGGACAAAACCATTATCAACGCAGACAAGGACGGAGACGGCAGGATATCCTTTGAAGAGTTCTGTGCT GTGGTCGGCGGACTGGATATACACAAAAAGATGGTGGTGGACGTGTGA
- the LOC137603762 gene encoding calcineurin subunit B type 1 isoform X2, with protein sequence MGNEASYPLEMCSHFDADEIKRLGKRFKKLDLDNSGSLSVEEFMSLPELQQNPLVQRVIDIFDTDGNGEVDFKEFIEGVSQFSVKGDKEQKLRFAFRIYDMDKDGYISNGELFQVLKMMVGNNLKDTQLQQIVDKTIINADKDGDGRISFEEFCAVVGGLDIHKKMVVDV encoded by the exons TCGATGCGGATGAGATTAAGAGGCTAGGGAAGAGATTTAAGAAACTCGACCTAGATAACTCCGGCTCGCTCAGCGTGGAGGAGTTCATGTCGCTGCCGGAGCTCCAACAGAACCCGCTAGTGCAGAGGGTCATCGACATATTCGACACGGACGGGAATGGAGAGGTGGACTTTAAAG AGTTCATAGAGGGAGTCTCACAGTTCAGCGTCAAGGGGGACAAGGAACAGAAACTTCGAT TCGCCTTCAGGATCTACGACATGGACAAAGATGGCTACATCTCAAACGGCGAGCTCTTCCAGGTGCTGAAGATGATGGTAGGCAACAACCTGAAGGACACGCAGCTCCAGCAGATCGTGGACAAAACCATTATCAACGCAGACAAGGACGGAGACGGCAGGATATCCTTTGAAGAGTTCTGTGCT GTGGTCGGCGGACTGGATATACACAAAAAGATGGTGGTGGACGTGTGA
- the pno1 gene encoding RNA-binding protein PNO1: MDTEQTKVSADVVVTESKNDEDSFTKVKSKKTQKRKRDQDGADMDTGEPMATKRPQFPPISGDKLKGPDEMRKIAVPAHRYTPLKENWMKIFTPIVENLQLQVRFNLKTRNVEIKTCKETQDIGSLTKAADFVRAFILGFQVEDALTLIRLDELFLESFDVTDVKPLKGDHLSRAIGRIAGKGGKTKFTIENVTKTRIVLADTKVHILGSFQNIKMARTAICNLILGSPPSKVYGNIRVVASRTAERF, encoded by the exons ATGGATACCGAACAAACTAAAGTCTCGGCTGACGTCGTCGTCACGGAGAGTAAAAACGACGAAGATTCTTTTACAAAAGTCAAATCAAAGAAGACCCAGAAACGGAAACGTGATCAAGATGGAGCGGACATGGACACAGGAGAGCCTATGGCGACGAAGCGACCACAGTTTCCACCAATATCAGGAGATAAATTAAAG ggcccAGATGAGATGCGAAAAATTGCTGTTCCAGCTCACAGATACACCCCGCTGAAGGAAAACTGGATGAAAATTTTCACACCGATTGTAGAAAACCTCCAGCTCCAAGTTAGATTCAACCTCAAAACAAGGAATGTAGAAATCAAA ACGTGTAAAGAAACACAAGACATCGGTTCTTTGACGAAAGCAGCAGATTTTGTGAGAGCGTTCATTCTAGGATTCCAGGTTGAA GATGCCCTCACTCTTATCAGATTAGATGAGCTTTTCTTAGAAAGTTTTGATGTCACTGACG TGAAACCTCTGAAGGGAGACCACTTGTCCAGAGCCATAGGGAGGATAGCAGGGAAGGGAGGAAAAACGAAATTCACAATTGAAAATGTCACTAAGACTCGTATTGTGCTTGCAGACAC GAAAGTTCACATTTTGGGATCTTTCCAGAATATTAAGATGGCCCGGACAGCGATTTGTAACTTAATCTTAG gaagtccaccTTCAAAGGTCTACGGCAACATCAGGGTGGTGGCCAGCCGGACCGCAGAGAGATTCTGA
- the dnaaf10 gene encoding dynein axonemal assembly factor 10 isoform X2, translated as MSSPLTKPQVIAYIQKGLNYTVFDSKWIPCSAKFVCLGNFPRGTGVMQIYEMQHGEIQLIKEVEKPKPFKCGTFGATSLQQRHMATGDFDGNLNIWNLETPEVPVYSVKAHKEIINSIDGVGGLGIGDGAPEIVTGSRDGTVRVWDPRQKDSPVANMEPMEGEMKRDCWTVAFGHSFNNQDRCVCAGYDNGDIKLFDLRNMSLRWETNIKNGVCCVEFDRKDINMNKLVATSLEGKFHVFDMRTQHPTKGFASISEKAHKSTIWQVRHLPQNREVFMTTGGAGNIHLWKYEYPAQRRKKDSDGVDVGVAGAVHLLQNVTLSSQPIASLDWSPDKLGLCVCSGFDQTDGTHSDP; from the exons ATGTCGTCGCCGCTAACGAAGCCTCAGGTCATTGCGTACATCCAGAAGGGCTTAAACTACACCGTTTTTGACAGTAAATGGATTCCCTGCAGTGCGAAGTTTGTCTGCCTGGGGAACTTTCCCAGAGGAACGGGAGTCATGCAAATCTATGAAATGCAGCACGGAGAGATCCAGCTCATCAAAGAG GTGGAGAAACCCAAGCCTTTCAAGTGTGGAACATTTGGGGCCACGTCCCTTCAACAGAGACACATGGCAACTGGGGATTTTGACGGAAATCTCAATATATG GAATCTGGAGACACCTGAAGTACCCGTGTACAGCGTGAAGGCCCACAAAGAGATCATTAATAGTATTGATGGTGTTGGCGGCCTGGGGATTGGTGATGGTGCGCCTGAGATTGTCACTGGGAGCAGAGATG GAACAGTAAGGGTGTGGGATCCCAGACAGAAGGATTCACCTGTCGCTAACATGGAGCCCATGGAAGGAGAAATGAAGAGGGACTGCTGGACTGTTGCATTTG GTCACTCTTTTAACAATCAAGATCGCTGTGTGTGCGCGGGCTACGACAACGGGGACATCAAACTGTTCGACCTTAGGAATATGTCTCTACGGTGGGAAACCAACATTAAAAATGGG GTTTGCTGTGTGGAGTTTGACAGGAAGGACATCAACATGAACAAGTTGGTGGCCACATCGCTGGAGGGGAAGTTCCACGTCTTTGACATGAGGACCCAGCACCCCACCAAGGGCTTTGCCTCCATTTCTGAAAAG GCTCACAAGTCAACAATCTGGCAGGTGAGGCATTTGCCTCAAAATAGGGAAGTCTTTATGACCACAGGGGGAGCAGGCAACATCCATCTGTGGAAATA TGAGTATCCCGCTCAGCGAAGGAAGAAAGACTCGGACGGTGTGGATGTGGGGGTAGCTGGGGCCGTCCACCTCTTACAGAACGTCACTCTGTCCTCTCAGCCAATCGCCAGCCTGGACTGGAGCCCCGACAAActgggcctgtgtgtgtgttctgggttTGACCAGACG GACGGAACTCACTCAGACCCATGA
- the dnaaf10 gene encoding dynein axonemal assembly factor 10 isoform X1, producing the protein MSSPLTKPQVIAYIQKGLNYTVFDSKWIPCSAKFVCLGNFPRGTGVMQIYEMQHGEIQLIKEVEKPKPFKCGTFGATSLQQRHMATGDFDGNLNIWNLETPEVPVYSVKAHKEIINSIDGVGGLGIGDGAPEIVTGSRDGTVRVWDPRQKDSPVANMEPMEGEMKRDCWTVAFGHSFNNQDRCVCAGYDNGDIKLFDLRNMSLRWETNIKNGVCCVEFDRKDINMNKLVATSLEGKFHVFDMRTQHPTKGFASISEKAHKSTIWQVRHLPQNREVFMTTGGAGNIHLWKYEYPAQRRKKDSDGVDVGVAGAVHLLQNVTLSSQPIASLDWSPDKLGLCVCSGFDQTVRVLIVTKLNLV; encoded by the exons ATGTCGTCGCCGCTAACGAAGCCTCAGGTCATTGCGTACATCCAGAAGGGCTTAAACTACACCGTTTTTGACAGTAAATGGATTCCCTGCAGTGCGAAGTTTGTCTGCCTGGGGAACTTTCCCAGAGGAACGGGAGTCATGCAAATCTATGAAATGCAGCACGGAGAGATCCAGCTCATCAAAGAG GTGGAGAAACCCAAGCCTTTCAAGTGTGGAACATTTGGGGCCACGTCCCTTCAACAGAGACACATGGCAACTGGGGATTTTGACGGAAATCTCAATATATG GAATCTGGAGACACCTGAAGTACCCGTGTACAGCGTGAAGGCCCACAAAGAGATCATTAATAGTATTGATGGTGTTGGCGGCCTGGGGATTGGTGATGGTGCGCCTGAGATTGTCACTGGGAGCAGAGATG GAACAGTAAGGGTGTGGGATCCCAGACAGAAGGATTCACCTGTCGCTAACATGGAGCCCATGGAAGGAGAAATGAAGAGGGACTGCTGGACTGTTGCATTTG GTCACTCTTTTAACAATCAAGATCGCTGTGTGTGCGCGGGCTACGACAACGGGGACATCAAACTGTTCGACCTTAGGAATATGTCTCTACGGTGGGAAACCAACATTAAAAATGGG GTTTGCTGTGTGGAGTTTGACAGGAAGGACATCAACATGAACAAGTTGGTGGCCACATCGCTGGAGGGGAAGTTCCACGTCTTTGACATGAGGACCCAGCACCCCACCAAGGGCTTTGCCTCCATTTCTGAAAAG GCTCACAAGTCAACAATCTGGCAGGTGAGGCATTTGCCTCAAAATAGGGAAGTCTTTATGACCACAGGGGGAGCAGGCAACATCCATCTGTGGAAATA TGAGTATCCCGCTCAGCGAAGGAAGAAAGACTCGGACGGTGTGGATGTGGGGGTAGCTGGGGCCGTCCACCTCTTACAGAACGTCACTCTGTCCTCTCAGCCAATCGCCAGCCTGGACTGGAGCCCCGACAAActgggcctgtgtgtgtgttctgggttTGACCAGACGGTACGCGTGCTCATCGTCACCAAACTCAACTTAGTGTGA